Proteins from a genomic interval of Haemophilus parainfluenzae T3T1:
- a CDS encoding YbaN family protein: MKAIYIILGCISLVLGVIGVFLPFLPTTPFLLLTLYSFAQGSSRLERWFLETKLYQKYLKSFNERRSLTKKTKISILTFSTTMLLIGFYFTPSVVGRTIIAILIAVKYWFFFFWIKTEDVENG, translated from the coding sequence ATTAAAGCCATTTATATTATACTAGGCTGTATTTCTTTGGTTTTAGGCGTGATTGGTGTTTTTCTACCATTTCTGCCGACCACACCTTTTTTATTACTCACGCTTTATTCGTTTGCGCAAGGTTCTTCTCGTTTAGAACGTTGGTTCTTGGAGACGAAACTTTATCAAAAATACCTAAAATCCTTTAATGAGCGACGTTCATTAACGAAAAAAACAAAAATCTCTATTTTAACCTTTTCAACCACGATGCTTTTAATTGGTTTTTATTTTACTCCAAGTGTTGTGGGACGAACGATCATTGCGATTTTAATTGCGGTAAAATATTGGTTCTTTTTCTTTTGGATTAAAACAGAAGACGTTGAAAATGGATAA
- the prlC gene encoding oligopeptidase A has translation MSNPLLHTEGLPPFSQIKPEHIQPAIKKLIEENRQAIEQVLKQPHFTWENFIEPLSEAGERLSRAWSPISHLNSVKNSPELRDAYQACLPLLSEYSTWVGQHKGLYNAYLALKNSPEFAAYSVAQKKAIENALRDFELSGIGLSEEKQKRYGEIVARLSELSAQFSNNVLDATMGWEKVIEDESQLAGLPESALLAAKQSAESKGLKGYRFTLEIPSYLPIMTYCENAALREEMYRAYATRASDQGPNAGKWDNTAIIEEIMTLRVELAKLLGFNTYTERSLATKMAENPQQVLDFLNNLADRSKAQGEKELAELKAYCEKEFGVTELAPWDISFYSEKQKQHLYAINDEELRPYFPEDRVISGLFELIKRIFNIRAVERFGVDTWHKDVRFFDLIDETDEVRGSFYLDLYARENKRGGAWMDDCIGRKRNADGSIQKPVAYLTCNFNAPIGDKPALFTHDEVTTLFHEFGHGIHHMLTKVDVPDVAGINGVPWDAVELPSQFMENWCWEKEALDFISGHFETHEPLPEEKLNQLLKAKNYQAAMFVLRQLEFGLFDFTLHHTFKVGKANQVLDTLKAVKDKVAVIKGVEWARTPHSFSHIFAGGYAAGYYSYLWAEVLSADAFSRFEEEGIFNPVTGKSFLDEILTRGGSEEPMVLFKRFRGREPQLDALLRHKGIAN, from the coding sequence ATGTCTAATCCATTACTTCATACTGAAGGCTTACCTCCATTTTCTCAAATCAAACCAGAACATATTCAACCGGCAATCAAAAAACTCATCGAAGAAAATCGTCAAGCCATTGAACAAGTTTTAAAACAACCGCACTTTACTTGGGAAAACTTTATTGAACCGCTTTCTGAAGCAGGCGAACGCCTAAGCCGCGCTTGGTCACCAATCTCTCATTTAAATTCCGTGAAAAATAGCCCTGAATTACGTGATGCGTATCAAGCCTGCTTACCACTACTCTCTGAATACAGTACCTGGGTAGGCCAACACAAAGGCTTATACAACGCTTATTTAGCCTTAAAAAATAGCCCTGAATTTGCGGCTTATTCAGTGGCTCAAAAGAAAGCCATTGAAAACGCACTACGTGATTTTGAGCTTTCAGGTATTGGTTTATCCGAAGAAAAACAAAAACGTTATGGTGAAATTGTGGCTCGCTTATCAGAATTGAGCGCTCAATTTAGCAATAATGTACTCGATGCCACCATGGGTTGGGAAAAAGTCATTGAAGATGAAAGCCAATTAGCGGGTCTTCCTGAATCTGCATTACTTGCAGCAAAACAATCTGCTGAAAGTAAAGGCTTAAAAGGCTATCGTTTTACGTTAGAAATTCCAAGTTATTTGCCAATCATGACCTATTGCGAAAATGCAGCACTACGCGAAGAAATGTATCGTGCTTATGCAACTCGCGCTTCTGATCAAGGTCCAAACGCAGGTAAATGGGATAACACAGCGATCATTGAAGAAATCATGACGTTACGCGTGGAACTAGCGAAACTGCTAGGTTTCAATACCTATACTGAACGCTCACTTGCGACCAAAATGGCAGAAAATCCACAACAAGTGTTAGATTTCTTAAATAACCTTGCAGATCGTTCAAAAGCACAAGGTGAGAAAGAATTAGCAGAACTTAAAGCTTATTGTGAAAAAGAATTTGGCGTAACGGAACTTGCCCCTTGGGATATCAGTTTCTATTCTGAAAAACAAAAACAACATTTATATGCGATCAATGATGAAGAACTTCGTCCTTATTTCCCTGAAGATCGAGTTATTTCGGGCTTATTTGAATTAATTAAACGTATTTTTAATATTCGTGCAGTTGAACGTTTTGGCGTAGATACTTGGCATAAAGATGTGCGTTTCTTTGATTTAATTGATGAAACCGATGAAGTACGTGGTAGTTTCTATCTCGATCTTTATGCGCGTGAAAATAAACGTGGCGGCGCATGGATGGATGATTGTATCGGCAGAAAACGCAATGCTGACGGTTCAATTCAAAAACCGGTTGCCTATTTAACGTGTAACTTCAATGCGCCTATTGGTGATAAACCTGCGTTATTCACCCATGATGAAGTCACGACTCTCTTCCATGAGTTTGGTCACGGCATTCACCATATGCTCACCAAAGTTGATGTACCGGATGTTGCGGGTATCAATGGTGTACCTTGGGATGCAGTAGAACTTCCAAGTCAATTTATGGAAAACTGGTGTTGGGAAAAAGAAGCCCTTGATTTTATCTCTGGTCACTTTGAAACGCACGAACCGTTACCAGAAGAAAAATTAAATCAACTTCTCAAAGCAAAAAACTATCAAGCAGCGATGTTTGTGTTACGTCAGCTTGAATTTGGATTGTTTGATTTTACCCTTCATCATACTTTTAAAGTGGGTAAAGCTAACCAAGTCCTTGATACCTTAAAAGCGGTGAAAGATAAAGTTGCCGTGATTAAAGGCGTTGAATGGGCAAGAACACCACATAGCTTTAGCCATATTTTTGCCGGCGGTTATGCAGCAGGTTATTACAGCTATTTATGGGCTGAAGTGTTATCTGCAGATGCATTCTCTCGCTTTGAAGAAGAAGGGATTTTCAATCCGGTTACGGGTAAATCCTTCTTAGATGAAATTCTCACTCGCGGCGGCTCTGAAGAACCAATGGTATTATTCAAACGTTTCCGTGGACGTGAACCTCAATTAGACGCATTGCTTCGCCATAAAGGCATTGCGAACTAA
- the rpsO gene encoding 30S ribosomal protein S15 produces MSLSTEKKAAIVAEFGRDAKDTGSSEVQIALLTAQINHLQAHFAEHKKDHHGRRGLLRMVSRRRKLLDYLKRTDLALYQSTIARLGLRR; encoded by the coding sequence ATGTCTCTAAGTACTGAAAAAAAAGCAGCAATCGTTGCTGAATTTGGTCGCGATGCGAAAGATACTGGTTCTTCTGAAGTTCAAATCGCATTATTAACTGCACAAATCAACCACTTACAAGCTCACTTCGCTGAGCACAAAAAAGACCACCATGGTCGTCGTGGTTTATTACGTATGGTTTCTCGTCGTCGTAAACTTTTAGACTACTTAAAACGTACTGATCTTGCTTTATACCAAAGCACTATCGCTCGTTTAGGTTTACGTCGCTAA
- the modD gene encoding ModD protein has protein sequence MIYFSDKELDDFLLEDIYRGDLTTHALGLEKVSAKIEFKRKNAGVVAGISVAERLLKKLGITPQVYVNEGESVEAGAVLLSAVDSADKLQQAWKVVQLVLEWSCGVAQYTAEMIANAKAINPNAVVACTRKSIPNTRKLATNAVLAAGGHIHRQGVSETLLVFTNHRNLLAEPNNWTHIVETLKREAPENKVTLEADNFAQFEQMIIASPDIIQLDKWSVEDVKAALELIKAQGKAITLSVAGGVNKNNVADYAKLGINLFITSAPYYAAPEDIKVVITKA, from the coding sequence ATGATTTATTTTTCAGACAAAGAACTCGATGATTTTTTATTGGAAGATATTTATCGAGGTGACTTAACCACGCATGCGTTGGGGCTGGAGAAAGTCTCGGCAAAAATTGAATTCAAACGTAAAAATGCCGGCGTGGTGGCGGGGATTTCAGTGGCAGAACGATTACTGAAAAAATTAGGCATTACGCCTCAGGTCTATGTGAATGAAGGGGAATCCGTTGAAGCAGGTGCAGTGTTGCTAAGTGCGGTCGATTCTGCGGACAAATTACAGCAGGCATGGAAAGTGGTGCAACTTGTATTGGAATGGTCTTGTGGCGTAGCGCAATACACGGCGGAGATGATTGCTAATGCCAAAGCCATTAACCCGAATGCGGTGGTGGCTTGTACCCGTAAAAGTATCCCGAATACCCGTAAACTGGCGACCAATGCGGTGCTGGCTGCTGGCGGACATATTCATCGTCAAGGCGTGAGTGAAACCTTACTGGTCTTCACTAATCATCGTAATTTATTGGCTGAACCGAATAACTGGACACATATTGTGGAAACCTTGAAGCGTGAAGCGCCAGAAAATAAGGTTACCCTTGAAGCAGACAATTTTGCACAATTTGAACAAATGATTATCGCTTCTCCAGATATTATTCAGCTAGATAAATGGTCGGTTGAAGACGTGAAAGCGGCTTTGGAGCTCATCAAGGCGCAAGGCAAAGCAATTACGCTTTCCGTCGCCGGTGGGGTGAATAAAAATAATGTGGCAGATTATGCCAAGTTAGGCATTAATTTGTTTATTACCTCTGCGCCTTACTATGCTGCACCGGAGGATATTAAGGTTGTAATTACTAAAGCATAG
- a CDS encoding ABC transporter ATP-binding protein, whose translation MNLIETQQLTIGYGNKPLLDKINFALKPQQICCLLGANGAGKSTFLKTLLGLQPALNGQVFFQNRPLATYSAAELAREIAYVPQAHAQLFPFLVQDMVLMGRSAYLKWYQTPKAEDKDLALSALDELQITHLAKRYYHELSGGEKQLVLIARAIAQQAKLLIMDEPTASLDFGNQIRVLEKIKQLQHQNIALLITTHNPQQAVYLAENIAMLDQEFGFHQGEKSELMTFENLAKIYRTSVQELQKHLNI comes from the coding sequence ATGAATTTAATTGAAACGCAACAATTGACGATTGGTTATGGCAATAAACCTCTGTTAGACAAGATCAATTTTGCATTAAAACCTCAGCAAATTTGCTGTTTACTTGGCGCCAATGGTGCAGGGAAAAGCACTTTCTTAAAAACCTTGCTTGGTTTGCAGCCTGCTCTCAATGGGCAAGTTTTCTTTCAAAATAGACCGCTTGCTACATATTCTGCCGCTGAATTAGCACGTGAAATCGCTTATGTACCACAAGCACATGCTCAACTTTTTCCTTTTCTTGTGCAAGATATGGTATTGATGGGGCGTTCTGCTTATTTGAAATGGTATCAAACGCCGAAAGCTGAAGATAAAGATCTTGCCCTTTCTGCCTTAGATGAATTACAAATCACACATCTTGCCAAACGTTATTACCACGAACTTAGTGGTGGCGAAAAACAACTTGTACTCATTGCACGAGCTATCGCTCAACAGGCGAAATTATTGATTATGGACGAACCGACAGCCAGTCTTGATTTTGGTAACCAAATTAGAGTGTTGGAAAAAATTAAACAGTTACAACATCAAAATATCGCCTTGTTGATTACCACTCACAACCCACAACAAGCAGTCTATTTAGCCGAAAATATTGCAATGCTCGATCAAGAATTTGGTTTCCATCAAGGTGAGAAAAGTGAACTGATGACCTTTGAAAACCTCGCCAAAATTTACCGTACTTCAGTTCAGGAATTGCAAAAACATCTCAACATTTAA
- a CDS encoding iron ABC transporter substrate-binding protein, producing the protein MKKWIGIALALCVSTSAFATEEIAYLAGELPPSTKIEKVLSAGNPADVLLLSSAPNKLLGLSGFNMEKRGKLFPAAQQSLPTLGKIAGKGSTLSPEKIVALQPNLIIDVGNVTPNYIDQAKRTFEQTGVPYLLLDGKLSETPTTLRYLGKVLGVESLTEPQAKYAEETLKQAVENASKFTKTFYLARSADGLQTGQKGSIHTEAIEMVGLKNVVEGDHKGLTQVSMEQLLLWNPDVIFTQYPEFLQTLKENPQWQQLSAVKNGQVFLIPNNPFGWLDSPPSVNRLLGVRWASHLVSGKPMTKFAKEVQTFYHVFYQIELTPAQATQLLHDVK; encoded by the coding sequence ATGAAAAAATGGATAGGTATTGCACTTGCGCTTTGTGTATCAACCAGTGCATTTGCAACAGAAGAAATCGCTTATTTGGCAGGGGAATTACCTCCATCAACTAAAATTGAAAAAGTATTAAGTGCGGGTAATCCGGCTGATGTGTTGCTCCTTTCAAGCGCGCCCAATAAATTACTGGGATTGTCGGGATTTAATATGGAAAAACGTGGAAAATTGTTTCCTGCAGCACAACAATCTCTACCAACCTTGGGAAAAATTGCCGGAAAAGGCAGTACGCTCTCGCCAGAGAAAATTGTGGCATTGCAACCGAATTTAATTATTGATGTAGGTAATGTCACCCCAAATTATATCGATCAAGCAAAACGTACTTTTGAACAAACGGGCGTGCCTTATTTGTTGCTAGATGGCAAACTTAGCGAAACACCGACGACTTTGCGTTACTTGGGGAAAGTACTAGGCGTAGAAAGCCTCACAGAACCTCAAGCTAAGTATGCAGAAGAAACCCTCAAACAAGCGGTCGAAAATGCTTCTAAATTTACTAAAACCTTCTATTTAGCTCGTAGTGCAGATGGCTTACAAACAGGACAAAAAGGCTCTATTCATACAGAAGCCATTGAAATGGTTGGTTTAAAAAATGTGGTGGAAGGCGATCATAAAGGGCTCACGCAGGTTTCGATGGAGCAGCTTTTATTATGGAATCCTGATGTGATTTTCACCCAATATCCTGAGTTTTTGCAAACCTTAAAAGAGAATCCGCAATGGCAACAGTTAAGTGCGGTCAAAAATGGACAAGTTTTTTTAATCCCGAATAATCCATTTGGTTGGTTAGATTCGCCACCTAGTGTGAACCGTTTACTTGGGGTGCGTTGGGCCTCGCATTTAGTTAGCGGTAAACCTATGACTAAATTTGCAAAAGAAGTACAAACGTTTTATCACGTGTTCTATCAGATTGAATTAACGCCAGCACAAGCGACTCAATTGCTACATGATGTGAAATAG
- a CDS encoding TonB-dependent receptor plug domain-containing protein: MEKKLLCIAISLACLPAYAENVFTLGQIEVIGEKASDLSTAHIDQAELQKNNQDRVSDIAKSTPGVFVEHGGARNEYNLLVRGFNARRVPVFMDGIPVYVPYDGEMDLGRFTTFDLSRIDISKGASSVLYGANTMGGAVNLISKKPTQPFEGSIGYGFSHGKSGGTATNKTDFNLGTKQELFYAQISGSFVEKQGLQLSHHYQQINPKGDDGGRAENSKQRDKKLSLKVAYTPNENDEYALAFSTQKGTKESPFYSGADSFERYWRWPMWDKDSIYFLSHTEFDDHHLTLNTKAFYDTFKNDLRAFDDATFSTQKKKSSFNSYYRDYSYGAGFDLGGDLTSKDRLKFSTLIKYDVHREHNDDEPTAVDKDRTYSFGLENTHRFNEQTSLITGISYDKRDSHRAEKFEKQCASTHQKNAICPFDIGNKHAFNYQIKLAHHFSEHDEFALSFAKKTRFATMKERYSRRFGRTEPNPFLSPETAYHYEASYMHTFNDWLRVDSALFYSEVKDAIEEVAISKKLNQYQNVGKEAFKGVELAVNVFATDNLTLGANYTYTHAKNKTQDTIVKNVPKHKFFAFVDWKILPNLSLYVSQEAEHGRYYLDGGETVKLSGFGNSNAKLIYEPVSGLSLEAGVSNLFDKNYYYQAGYPEEGRVYFGNIRYKF, from the coding sequence ATGGAAAAGAAACTGCTTTGCATCGCCATTAGTTTGGCTTGCTTGCCTGCTTATGCCGAAAATGTATTTACTCTTGGTCAAATTGAAGTTATCGGTGAAAAAGCGAGTGATCTCAGCACCGCGCATATTGATCAAGCTGAATTACAAAAAAATAACCAAGATCGTGTGTCTGATATAGCCAAAAGCACACCAGGTGTATTTGTCGAACATGGCGGCGCACGCAACGAATACAACTTATTAGTACGTGGTTTTAATGCTCGCCGGGTACCCGTATTTATGGATGGTATTCCTGTTTATGTCCCTTATGATGGTGAAATGGACTTAGGTCGTTTTACCACCTTTGATTTATCTCGCATTGATATTTCTAAAGGCGCAAGCTCTGTGCTTTATGGCGCCAATACGATGGGTGGTGCAGTAAATTTAATTTCCAAAAAACCAACTCAACCCTTCGAAGGTTCTATTGGCTATGGCTTTTCACACGGTAAAAGTGGTGGCACAGCAACCAATAAAACAGATTTTAATTTAGGCACTAAACAAGAACTATTCTATGCGCAAATAAGTGGTTCTTTTGTTGAAAAACAAGGCTTACAACTTTCTCACCATTATCAACAAATCAATCCAAAAGGTGATGATGGCGGTCGAGCCGAAAATTCTAAACAACGTGATAAAAAATTAAGTTTAAAAGTCGCTTATACGCCAAATGAGAATGATGAATACGCACTGGCGTTCTCCACACAAAAAGGCACCAAAGAATCACCTTTCTATTCTGGCGCTGATAGCTTTGAACGCTATTGGCGCTGGCCGATGTGGGACAAAGACAGTATCTATTTCCTTTCCCATACTGAATTTGACGATCATCATCTCACATTGAACACGAAGGCATTTTACGACACCTTTAAAAATGACCTACGTGCTTTTGATGATGCCACATTCAGCACTCAAAAGAAAAAATCGAGCTTTAATAGCTATTACCGTGATTATTCCTACGGTGCAGGCTTTGATTTAGGTGGCGATTTAACCTCCAAAGACCGCTTAAAATTCTCTACCCTCATTAAATATGACGTGCATCGCGAACATAATGATGATGAACCGACCGCAGTCGATAAAGATCGTACCTACAGCTTTGGTTTAGAAAATACTCATCGTTTTAATGAGCAAACCTCTCTGATTACAGGCATCAGCTACGACAAACGTGATTCACACCGTGCAGAGAAATTTGAAAAACAATGTGCATCAACTCACCAAAAAAATGCGATTTGTCCATTTGATATCGGTAATAAACACGCCTTTAATTATCAAATCAAACTTGCTCATCATTTCTCTGAACATGATGAATTTGCACTAAGTTTTGCGAAGAAAACACGTTTTGCTACCATGAAAGAACGTTATTCTCGCCGATTTGGTCGTACTGAGCCGAATCCATTCTTAAGCCCAGAAACCGCTTACCATTACGAAGCTAGCTATATGCACACCTTCAACGATTGGTTAAGAGTGGATAGCGCACTTTTCTATTCTGAAGTGAAAGATGCTATTGAAGAAGTCGCGATTAGCAAAAAACTCAATCAATATCAAAATGTGGGTAAAGAAGCCTTTAAAGGTGTTGAATTAGCCGTGAATGTTTTTGCAACCGATAATTTAACGTTAGGGGCAAATTACACCTATACTCATGCAAAAAATAAAACCCAAGATACCATTGTGAAGAATGTGCCAAAACATAAATTCTTTGCATTTGTTGATTGGAAAATATTACCAAATCTTTCACTTTATGTGAGCCAAGAAGCGGAACATGGCCGTTATTATTTAGATGGTGGTGAAACTGTGAAACTCTCTGGTTTTGGAAACAGCAATGCGAAATTGATCTATGAACCTGTTTCTGGGTTAAGTTTAGAAGCGGGTGTATCGAACCTCTTTGATAAAAACTACTACTATCAAGCAGGTTATCCGGAAGAAGGTCGTGTTTATTTCGGCAATATTCGATATAAATTCTAA
- the hldE gene encoding bifunctional D-glycero-beta-D-manno-heptose-7-phosphate kinase/D-glycero-beta-D-manno-heptose 1-phosphate adenylyltransferase HldE, translated as MAQYSANFNQAKVLVLGDVMLDRYWFGATNRISPEAPVPVVRVQNNEERAGGAANVAMNIASLNVPVQILGLIGQDETGSALTNLLQHQKIDCNFVALDTHPTITKLRILSRHQQLLRLDFEEDFQNVECQELLAKLEAEVKDFGALVLSDYGKGTLKDVQKMIQIARKANVPVLIDPKGTDFERYRGATLLTPNMSEFEAVVGKCDSEEEIIEKGLKLISDIELTALLVTRSEKGMTLLRPNQEPFHLPTLAKEVFDVTGAGDTVISVLATALADGRSFEESCYLANVAAGIVVGKLGTSTVSTVELENAIHGRSETGFGIMSESQLKTAVAHAKARGEKIVMTNGCFDILHPGHVSYLENARKLGDRLIVAVNTDSSVKRLKGESRPINNLNARMAVLAGLASVDWVVSFDEDTPQRLIGEILPDLLVKGGDYKPEEIAGSKEVWANGGDVRVLNFENGCSTTNVIEKIKALKD; from the coding sequence ATGGCTCAATATTCTGCCAATTTTAATCAAGCGAAAGTATTAGTGTTAGGCGATGTCATGCTTGACCGTTACTGGTTTGGTGCAACTAATCGTATTTCGCCAGAAGCACCGGTTCCTGTGGTTCGCGTGCAAAATAACGAAGAACGAGCAGGTGGTGCAGCAAACGTGGCGATGAATATTGCTTCTCTTAATGTGCCCGTGCAAATTTTGGGTTTAATTGGTCAGGATGAAACAGGTTCAGCCTTAACGAATTTATTACAGCATCAAAAAATTGATTGTAATTTTGTAGCATTGGATACTCACCCAACCATTACGAAATTGCGTATTTTATCTCGCCATCAACAGTTACTTCGTTTAGATTTTGAAGAAGATTTCCAAAACGTAGAATGCCAAGAGTTGCTAGCGAAATTGGAAGCTGAAGTGAAAGATTTTGGTGCGTTAGTGCTGTCGGATTATGGTAAAGGTACGTTAAAAGATGTGCAAAAAATGATTCAAATTGCACGCAAAGCAAACGTACCCGTATTGATCGATCCAAAAGGTACAGATTTTGAGCGTTATCGTGGTGCGACTTTACTCACACCAAATATGTCAGAGTTTGAAGCAGTGGTAGGTAAGTGCGATTCTGAAGAAGAAATCATTGAGAAAGGTTTAAAATTAATTTCAGACATCGAATTGACCGCACTTTTAGTGACGCGCTCTGAAAAAGGCATGACATTACTTCGTCCAAATCAGGAGCCATTTCATTTACCAACGCTTGCAAAAGAAGTATTTGATGTAACGGGGGCAGGCGATACCGTAATCAGCGTATTAGCAACCGCACTTGCAGATGGGCGTTCTTTTGAAGAATCTTGCTATTTAGCCAATGTGGCAGCAGGTATTGTGGTCGGTAAATTAGGTACATCAACCGTTTCTACTGTGGAATTAGAGAATGCAATCCATGGCCGTTCTGAAACAGGCTTCGGTATTATGTCAGAAAGCCAATTAAAAACTGCGGTAGCTCATGCTAAAGCACGCGGTGAGAAAATTGTGATGACAAATGGTTGTTTTGACATTCTTCATCCTGGCCACGTGTCTTATTTAGAAAATGCTCGCAAACTTGGTGACCGTTTAATTGTTGCGGTGAATACTGACAGCTCAGTAAAACGTTTAAAAGGTGAAAGTCGCCCAATTAACAATCTGAATGCACGTATGGCAGTATTAGCCGGTTTAGCTTCAGTAGATTGGGTGGTCTCTTTTGATGAAGATACACCACAACGTTTAATCGGTGAGATTTTACCGGATTTATTGGTGAAAGGCGGCGATTACAAACCAGAAGAGATTGCAGGCAGTAAAGAAGTATGGGCAAACGGCGGTGATGTTCGTGTATTGAATTTCGAAAATGGCTGTTCAACCACGAACGTAATTGAAAAAATTAAAGCGCTGAAAGATTAA